In one window of Kosmotoga pacifica DNA:
- the fabG gene encoding 3-oxoacyl-[acyl-carrier-protein] reductase codes for MRLEGKVVIITGAASGIGRASARKFCEEGAIVIACDLNEELLNSLAEETKDLPGEVIPKRLSVTDREAIKALVAEIKDKYGRIDGLVNNAGITRDALIQKMSEEDWDAVINVNLKGVFNMTQFVVPVMIGQGYGSIVNTSSVVGVYGNIGQTNYAATKGGVIAMTKTWAKEFTRRGAKIRVNAVAPGFIKTPMTEKVPEKVIKMMEEKIPLKRMGEAEEIANVYLFLISDESSYITGQVIGVDGGLVL; via the coding sequence GTGAGACTTGAAGGAAAAGTCGTTATTATTACCGGTGCCGCTAGTGGCATTGGCAGAGCATCCGCCAGAAAATTCTGTGAGGAAGGCGCCATCGTCATAGCTTGCGATCTGAATGAAGAGCTATTGAACAGTCTTGCCGAAGAGACAAAAGATCTTCCGGGTGAAGTAATTCCGAAAAGGCTCAGCGTCACCGACCGTGAAGCCATAAAAGCCCTCGTGGCAGAAATCAAAGATAAATACGGCAGAATCGATGGCCTTGTCAACAATGCTGGTATAACGAGGGACGCCCTCATTCAAAAGATGTCTGAGGAAGATTGGGATGCTGTTATCAATGTCAACCTCAAGGGCGTATTCAACATGACACAGTTTGTTGTGCCCGTTATGATTGGACAGGGTTATGGTTCCATTGTCAACACATCTTCCGTCGTAGGTGTCTATGGAAACATCGGACAGACCAACTACGCTGCGACAAAGGGCGGAGTCATTGCCATGACCAAAACCTGGGCGAAGGAGTTCACCAGAAGAGGTGCAAAGATCAGAGTAAATGCCGTCGCTCCGGGTTTCATAAAAACACCTATGACCGAGAAGGTTCCGGAAAAGGTGATCAAAATGATGGAAGAAAAAATCCCGCTGAAAAGGATGGGAGAGGCGGAAGAGATCGCCAATGTCTACCTGTTCCTCATATCTGACGAATCCAGTTACATCACCGGACAGGTCATCGGTGTCGATGGAGGACTCGTCCTTTGA
- a CDS encoding TetR/AcrR family transcriptional regulator, producing the protein MSVKTEKTRKALLKAAEDLFSSKGFENTSVAAICRKAGLSNGVFYRHFKNKDDIFTTITNEMMESFQRSMEHVKGKDRRESLRQLYVSAFDTLWKSKKRFRAFHEAEYRLRNVEELVDATYLRAIAKILNKNSREIKPALKWFVIGPLRFSAIYWIIFKDMKVPDEVVNDLLEFTCFGFGVPFELGESVARFSIDRKAGYGADSRSLIMKSAEKLFGEKGYFKASVYEIMSGAGYGQGTFYLYFKSKQELLEEIVIYANRQLRHIMRDASVNLKNRLEKEIRNYRVFLEFMSEHRELYEIVRESEFIVDNLGYRYYEKLLDSYIKALNDSINSGELRSKNAKSLAIFLMGIGHFMGLDLVFRPRYPRDRWEEYLVDLARFIAKGLEV; encoded by the coding sequence TTGAGCGTAAAGACCGAAAAAACTCGAAAGGCCCTGCTGAAAGCTGCTGAAGACCTCTTCAGCAGCAAGGGCTTTGAGAATACTTCCGTGGCGGCTATCTGCAGAAAAGCAGGGTTGTCGAACGGCGTCTTCTATCGCCACTTTAAAAATAAGGATGATATATTCACGACCATCACTAACGAGATGATGGAAAGTTTTCAGCGCTCCATGGAACACGTGAAAGGGAAAGACAGGCGTGAATCCCTCAGACAATTGTATGTTTCCGCCTTCGATACACTGTGGAAATCGAAGAAACGCTTCAGGGCTTTCCACGAAGCTGAGTACAGGCTCAGGAACGTGGAAGAGCTTGTGGATGCTACCTATCTTAGGGCCATCGCGAAGATTCTCAATAAAAACTCCAGGGAAATAAAACCCGCGTTGAAGTGGTTCGTGATAGGGCCACTGAGGTTCAGCGCCATATACTGGATAATTTTCAAGGACATGAAAGTGCCGGATGAAGTCGTGAACGACTTACTGGAATTCACCTGTTTTGGTTTTGGAGTGCCCTTTGAACTGGGCGAGAGCGTTGCCCGTTTTTCCATTGACCGAAAAGCAGGATACGGCGCTGACAGCCGCTCACTTATAATGAAGTCAGCTGAGAAATTGTTCGGCGAAAAGGGTTACTTTAAGGCTTCTGTGTACGAGATCATGTCAGGAGCTGGCTATGGACAGGGCACATTCTATCTGTATTTCAAGAGCAAACAGGAACTACTGGAAGAGATAGTTATATATGCCAACAGGCAGCTACGTCACATAATGAGGGACGCTTCAGTCAATTTAAAAAACAGGCTGGAAAAGGAAATACGAAACTATCGAGTGTTCCTTGAATTCATGAGCGAACACAGGGAACTCTACGAAATCGTGAGGGAATCGGAATTCATTGTGGACAATCTGGGATACAGATACTATGAGAAACTGCTTGATTCCTACATCAAAGCCCTCAACGATTCCATAAACTCCGGCGAGCTTCGCAGCAAAAACGCAAAATCCCTTGCCATCTTTCTCATGGGGATAGGTCACTTCATGGGACTCGATCTCGTTTTCAGACCCCGCTACCCCCGGGACAGATGGGAAGAGTATCTTGTAGATCTTGCGAGGTTCATCGCTAAAGGGTTGGAGGTATAA
- a CDS encoding acetyl-CoA hydrolase/transferase family protein: MNWKEQYERKLLSLEDAIRLVKNNHKIVVSMASMEPKGLLENLHKIADHVEGVSVTSCLNMREYPFFLSPKYEGKFLNESWFYSEPVRKAAGSGLKTVSYIPNNLHNAGTDRLVSNRPDVFWGVASPMDKNGFMTLSLSNVYERDMVENASMVILEVNVKAPKTHGETQVHISEVDHIVENDFDIPELPVVEPSETEKHIAGHISALIEDGSTLQIGIGGIPNAVAKLLEDKRDLGIHTEMFTESMIELFEKGIITNRKKTLWPGKFICAFALGTKRMYEFMDDNPGVFILRGRYVNDPYVIAQNEKMVSINTAITVDLTGQVCSEAIGTRHYSGTGGQLDTHRGATMSKGGKGIIALRSTAKKGTISTIVPLLPLGSPVTVPRQDIDYVVTEYGVAHLRGLSARQRVEALINIAHPDFRSELKKEASKIGLI; the protein is encoded by the coding sequence ATGAACTGGAAAGAACAGTATGAAAGGAAATTGTTATCCCTCGAAGATGCCATCAGATTAGTGAAAAATAATCATAAAATCGTGGTAAGCATGGCCTCTATGGAGCCCAAGGGACTGCTGGAAAACCTGCACAAAATAGCCGATCACGTTGAGGGAGTCAGTGTCACCAGTTGTCTCAATATGCGAGAATATCCCTTCTTTTTGAGTCCCAAATATGAAGGAAAATTCTTAAACGAATCGTGGTTTTACTCCGAACCGGTTAGAAAGGCTGCTGGTTCGGGTCTCAAAACGGTATCCTACATACCCAACAACCTTCACAACGCCGGCACCGACAGACTCGTGAGTAACAGACCCGATGTATTTTGGGGCGTCGCTTCACCAATGGATAAAAATGGATTCATGACACTATCTCTCTCAAACGTCTATGAGCGCGATATGGTGGAGAATGCCAGTATGGTGATCCTCGAAGTCAACGTGAAAGCGCCGAAAACCCACGGCGAAACACAGGTGCATATCAGTGAAGTCGATCACATAGTCGAGAACGATTTCGACATTCCTGAACTCCCGGTCGTTGAACCGTCTGAGACAGAAAAACACATCGCCGGGCACATATCAGCATTGATCGAAGACGGCTCCACACTGCAGATAGGCATCGGCGGTATACCAAACGCCGTAGCAAAGCTCCTGGAAGACAAGAGAGACCTCGGAATACACACCGAGATGTTCACTGAATCCATGATAGAGCTCTTCGAAAAGGGAATCATCACCAACAGAAAGAAGACCCTGTGGCCGGGGAAGTTCATCTGTGCTTTCGCTCTGGGAACGAAAAGAATGTATGAGTTCATGGACGATAACCCCGGTGTATTCATACTCAGAGGCAGGTATGTGAACGATCCTTATGTGATCGCACAGAACGAAAAGATGGTCTCCATAAACACAGCCATAACCGTTGATCTAACGGGACAAGTCTGTTCCGAGGCCATAGGGACAAGACACTACAGCGGTACGGGTGGACAGCTCGACACCCACCGAGGTGCAACCATGTCAAAAGGAGGAAAAGGTATCATCGCCCTCAGATCCACAGCTAAAAAAGGAACCATCTCAACTATCGTGCCATTACTTCCATTGGGTTCGCCTGTGACCGTTCCAAGGCAGGATATAGATTATGTGGTTACAGAATATGGAGTCGCTCACCTCAGGGGATTGAGCGCCCGACAGAGGGTCGAAGCTCTCATAAACATTGCTCATCCCGATTTCAGAAGTGAACTCAAAAAAGAAGCTAGCAAAATAGGTCTGATTTAA
- a CDS encoding acetyl-CoA C-acetyltransferase translates to MRKVYIVGAKRTAIGTLGGTLKDVPAVQLGVTAAKAAMNQANISPELIDETIVGCILTAGQGMGPGRQVSIYSGVPVEKPGYTVNMLCGSGMKSVMIGASDILLGEAEIVLTGGIENMSRAPYLLQNARFGYRLGNGEVIDHMVYDGLTDIFNNYHMGVTAENLAKKYNISREEQDEFAYNSQMKAKKAIAEGKFRDEIEPVVIKTRKAEIVFDTDEHPRDVTLEKLAKLKPAFVKDGTVTAGNASGINDGGSAIVIASEDAVKANGLKPMAEIVAFAQAGVDPAYMGYGPVPAMKKALEKAKMNIKDIELIELNEAFAAQSLAVIRGMEEELDVDRDWILERTNVNGGAIALGHPIGASGNRIIVTLLYEMKKRGLTYGLASLCIGGGMGTAVIIKNID, encoded by the coding sequence ATGAGAAAAGTCTACATTGTTGGAGCAAAGAGAACAGCTATAGGCACACTCGGAGGCACATTGAAAGATGTACCGGCTGTGCAGCTCGGTGTCACGGCAGCTAAAGCCGCGATGAATCAAGCAAACATCTCGCCTGAATTGATTGATGAAACGATTGTGGGTTGTATCCTCACAGCTGGTCAGGGTATGGGTCCCGGGCGTCAGGTTTCCATATATTCAGGTGTTCCCGTTGAAAAGCCAGGCTACACGGTAAATATGCTCTGTGGCTCCGGTATGAAGAGTGTGATGATCGGTGCCTCAGACATCCTGCTCGGTGAAGCAGAAATAGTGCTCACCGGTGGTATAGAGAATATGTCCAGAGCTCCCTACCTGCTTCAGAATGCCAGATTCGGCTACAGACTTGGAAACGGTGAGGTCATAGACCACATGGTGTATGACGGGTTGACAGATATATTTAACAATTACCATATGGGGGTCACAGCTGAAAACCTTGCTAAAAAGTACAACATCTCCAGGGAAGAGCAGGATGAATTCGCTTATAACAGCCAGATGAAGGCAAAGAAAGCTATTGCTGAAGGAAAGTTCAGAGACGAGATTGAACCGGTTGTGATCAAAACCAGAAAGGCTGAAATTGTCTTCGATACTGATGAACATCCCAGAGATGTGACACTTGAAAAACTCGCAAAGTTGAAACCCGCGTTCGTAAAAGATGGCACTGTCACGGCAGGTAATGCTTCCGGAATTAACGATGGTGGTAGCGCAATCGTCATCGCTTCTGAAGATGCTGTGAAAGCCAATGGCTTAAAGCCAATGGCGGAGATCGTTGCTTTTGCTCAGGCTGGCGTGGATCCAGCGTACATGGGCTATGGTCCCGTACCGGCCATGAAAAAAGCTCTTGAAAAGGCAAAGATGAATATAAAAGATATAGAGCTTATTGAACTCAACGAAGCTTTCGCCGCTCAGAGCCTTGCGGTGATAAGGGGTATGGAAGAAGAACTCGATGTAGACAGGGACTGGATTCTTGAAAGGACCAACGTGAACGGTGGTGCTATCGCCCTCGGTCATCCCATTGGTGCATCCGGCAACCGCATCATCGTCACGCTGTTGTACGAGATGAAAAAACGTGGACTAACCTACGGTCTGGCTTCTCTGTGCATCGGCGGGGGCATGGGCACAGCGGTGATTATTAAGAACATAGATTGA
- a CDS encoding ABC transporter substrate-binding protein translates to MKKVLLAVLFLVVIATFIFAENGVYPDKIVIGSFQALSGPVAPIGISMRKGMDAYFNWVNANGGINGRKIELIVADDAFNPSKTVVEVKRLVEQDKVFAIVGGLGTPGCLAVADYLNNSGVPFVYQGSGSSILAIPPKKYVFTVQPNYTTEGQIMAKYLVEVLGKKRIGIVYRADDAGQEELNGLKRWLVEHGYSSALVAKLPVDVTRTTFDNEILKLMELNVDAVVLSMWIPQSPNFLKQAYEYGLDVLMLGNYVNPDPTVIALAGEASEGFQAMAWVMGDITDENFQRYIQIYQETFKDEIPNAYAAAGFIAAEVFTEALRRAGEEPTRESLIKALEELNGWEGLITPAITYKPYDPNDKYCRVGIRQMYVMEVKDQVWTAITDWISVAE, encoded by the coding sequence ATGAAGAAAGTCCTTTTGGCAGTGCTTTTTCTGGTAGTAATCGCCACGTTCATCTTCGCAGAAAACGGCGTATATCCCGATAAGATCGTCATCGGATCCTTTCAGGCTCTTTCCGGTCCTGTGGCGCCCATTGGTATCTCCATGAGAAAAGGCATGGATGCCTACTTCAACTGGGTCAACGCTAACGGCGGTATCAACGGCAGGAAGATCGAACTTATCGTAGCCGATGACGCCTTCAACCCTTCCAAGACAGTCGTCGAAGTGAAGAGACTCGTTGAACAAGACAAGGTATTCGCTATCGTCGGTGGGCTCGGGACCCCTGGCTGCTTGGCAGTTGCAGATTATCTCAACAACTCAGGCGTTCCCTTCGTCTATCAGGGTAGTGGTTCCAGCATACTGGCGATTCCACCAAAAAAGTACGTCTTTACCGTACAGCCGAACTATACAACTGAAGGACAGATTATGGCAAAGTACCTCGTTGAGGTCCTCGGCAAAAAAAGAATTGGAATCGTCTACAGGGCGGACGACGCTGGTCAGGAAGAATTGAATGGTCTTAAGCGCTGGCTTGTCGAGCATGGATACAGCTCGGCTCTTGTTGCAAAGCTTCCGGTAGACGTTACGAGGACGACTTTCGACAACGAGATTCTCAAACTGATGGAACTGAATGTTGACGCCGTCGTACTCAGCATGTGGATTCCTCAGAGTCCAAACTTCCTCAAGCAGGCGTATGAGTACGGACTCGATGTCCTCATGCTCGGTAACTATGTCAATCCCGATCCGACGGTTATAGCCCTTGCAGGCGAAGCTTCAGAAGGCTTCCAGGCTATGGCGTGGGTCATGGGTGATATCACAGACGAGAACTTCCAGAGGTACATTCAGATCTATCAGGAAACCTTCAAAGACGAAATCCCTAACGCTTACGCTGCTGCGGGTTTCATTGCCGCCGAGGTCTTCACAGAGGCTCTCAGGAGAGCAGGCGAAGAGCCCACACGCGAAAGCCTTATCAAAGCCCTCGAGGAACTGAACGGCTGGGAGGGCCTCATCACACCGGCTATCACCTACAAACCATACGACCCCAACGACAAATACTGCCGTGTAGGTATCAGACAGATGTACGTCATGGAAGTAAAAGATCAGGTTTGGACAGCCATAACAGACTGGATTTCTGTAGCAGAATAA
- a CDS encoding ABC transporter ATP-binding protein, with protein sequence MALLEVKDVTVKFGGVTAVKSFNMSVEAGTIHSLIGPNGAGKTTLFNVVTRIVKETSGKVLFDGQDLSSYKPYEVINAGISRTFQNLEIFKYITVMENFFVGHHREIHYGTFQEMFWTKRVRISEKESMERALEVAELLGLKSRLNTIAGMLPYGLQKLVEIGRALMSEPKFLMLDEPAAGLNPTETSQLKELIKDLRDDLKLTVFLVEHDMSLVMDISDKVTVMNFGEKIAEGSPDDVRNDPKVIEAYLGESKYA encoded by the coding sequence ATGGCTCTACTCGAAGTAAAAGATGTAACTGTAAAATTTGGAGGCGTAACGGCTGTAAAGTCTTTCAATATGAGCGTAGAAGCTGGCACCATCCATTCCCTTATCGGTCCCAATGGAGCGGGCAAAACTACGCTCTTCAATGTGGTCACGAGGATTGTCAAAGAAACGAGTGGAAAGGTTTTATTCGACGGTCAGGACCTATCCAGTTACAAGCCATACGAAGTGATAAACGCCGGTATATCAAGAACATTCCAGAATCTTGAGATTTTCAAATATATAACCGTGATGGAAAACTTCTTCGTTGGTCATCACAGGGAGATACATTACGGGACTTTTCAGGAAATGTTCTGGACGAAAAGAGTAAGAATATCGGAAAAGGAATCCATGGAACGGGCACTTGAAGTCGCGGAACTGTTGGGACTGAAAAGCAGATTGAATACGATTGCCGGTATGCTGCCCTACGGGCTACAGAAACTAGTTGAAATTGGCAGGGCACTCATGAGTGAGCCGAAATTCCTCATGCTTGATGAGCCCGCAGCTGGCCTTAATCCCACAGAAACTTCACAGCTCAAAGAGCTCATAAAGGATTTGCGCGATGACTTAAAACTTACGGTTTTCCTTGTGGAACATGATATGTCACTGGTCATGGATATTTCCGACAAGGTAACTGTTATGAATTTCGGTGAGAAAATAGCCGAGGGTTCGCCTGATGATGTCAGGAACGACCCAAAGGTTATTGAGGCCTATCTGGGAGAGAGTAAATATGCTTGA
- a CDS encoding ABC transporter ATP-binding protein → MLEIKNIEVYYGYIRALKGVSLRVEEGKIVSLLGSNGAGKSTTLKTVSGLLKPKHGTIHFQGKDITHMDSSGIVKLGIVQCPEGRQLFPDLSVKENLLTGAITRKNRKKITEDLNWVYELFPILRERKNQLAGTLSGGEQQMLAIGRALMAAPRLLMLDEPSLGLAPKIVEQIFDLLVRLNSERGLTILLVEQNANAALRISSYAYILEVGSIALEGDAQELLKSDVVRQKYLGA, encoded by the coding sequence ATGCTTGAAATAAAGAATATCGAGGTCTATTACGGCTACATCAGAGCTCTTAAAGGAGTTTCTTTGCGCGTAGAAGAGGGAAAGATAGTTTCTCTTCTTGGCTCCAACGGTGCTGGAAAATCTACCACGCTGAAAACTGTTTCAGGACTTCTCAAGCCGAAACATGGAACCATACACTTTCAGGGAAAAGATATCACCCACATGGACTCATCGGGGATAGTCAAGCTTGGCATCGTCCAGTGCCCCGAGGGAAGGCAGCTTTTTCCCGATCTTTCGGTGAAAGAAAACCTCCTTACTGGAGCCATAACGCGAAAAAACCGAAAGAAAATCACTGAGGACTTGAACTGGGTCTACGAACTTTTCCCCATATTGCGTGAACGCAAAAATCAGCTCGCCGGAACCCTATCGGGCGGTGAGCAACAGATGCTGGCCATAGGTCGTGCCCTGATGGCTGCTCCAAGACTGCTCATGCTCGACGAACCCTCTCTTGGACTTGCCCCGAAGATCGTTGAGCAGATATTTGACCTCCTCGTCAGATTGAACAGTGAAAGAGGACTCACCATACTGCTCGTTGAACAGAATGCTAACGCCGCACTGAGAATTTCCAGCTACGCTTACATCCTTGAAGTAGGGAGTATCGCCCTCGAGGGAGATGCGCAAGAGCTATTGAAGAGCGACGTCGTGCGGCAAAAATATCTGGGAGCCTGA
- a CDS encoding branched-chain amino acid ABC transporter permease, giving the protein MVTFLQQVVLGLREGSLFSLVALGLVLIYKTSGVVNFAYGNMGMFAAYIAYTVFAIAELPLWLAVLTAIAFGFLLGIVTERGLLRPIRHLSHSAMLILTLGLLMILEGLALEIWKQDYKPFPSLVRGRPFFIKFSQGRIILTRQDVLIFVIAAAIMLALFLYFKFTRAGLSIRATAQNENAARLMGIKVGTVFAFSWGLGTALSALAAVMAAPRTQINPNMMIDLQIQGLTAAVLGGFESLPGTVVGGLLLGVIEQFVARYLSEELKMAFALMIILVLLLIKPEGLLGRKSVERV; this is encoded by the coding sequence GTGGTAACATTTTTACAGCAGGTAGTATTGGGCCTCAGGGAAGGCAGTCTTTTTTCGCTTGTCGCTCTGGGCCTTGTGTTGATATACAAGACTTCCGGTGTCGTGAACTTCGCATATGGAAACATGGGCATGTTCGCAGCCTATATAGCGTACACCGTCTTCGCTATTGCGGAACTTCCCCTCTGGCTAGCGGTACTCACGGCGATAGCATTCGGCTTTCTACTCGGTATTGTGACGGAGAGAGGTCTTCTTCGACCCATCAGGCACCTCTCCCATTCAGCAATGCTGATCCTGACACTGGGACTGCTCATGATCCTCGAAGGGCTGGCCCTCGAGATATGGAAACAGGATTATAAACCATTTCCTTCTCTCGTCAGGGGCAGGCCGTTTTTTATCAAGTTTTCGCAGGGAAGGATAATCCTTACCAGACAGGATGTTCTCATATTCGTTATCGCTGCCGCTATCATGTTGGCGCTCTTCCTTTATTTCAAGTTTACAAGAGCTGGACTCTCCATACGAGCAACGGCACAGAATGAGAATGCCGCCAGGTTGATGGGTATTAAGGTAGGTACAGTCTTCGCCTTCTCCTGGGGGTTGGGGACGGCGCTTAGTGCTCTCGCAGCTGTTATGGCCGCGCCGAGGACCCAGATAAACCCAAACATGATGATCGATTTACAGATACAGGGGCTCACCGCGGCTGTGCTCGGTGGTTTTGAGAGTCTCCCGGGCACAGTAGTTGGAGGGCTTTTGCTCGGTGTCATCGAACAATTCGTGGCGCGTTATCTCTCCGAAGAATTGAAAATGGCCTTCGCACTTATGATCATCCTCGTATTGCTTCTCATAAAACCTGAAGGCCTGCTCGGTCGTAAATCAGTGGAAAGGGTGTAG
- a CDS encoding alpha/beta fold hydrolase — protein sequence MQGILYKNRQWVMTALLFFVLPLIFTGQPFMMTIFSLVLVYTLASLGLNIVIGYAGQISIGHAAFMAIGAYFSALLTMNFHVPFLIAFLGAGVVSGIFGFLLGIPALRLKGFYLAIATMAFCVVVEQLLKSWDYAGGNIGIRNIVPPKLPGISLASDTAKYYLIAVVTFLIYIFTANILKGKTGRAFKAIRESEFAAQSMGINISRYKLIAFVISAVYAGFAGSLYAHTIGYISPTDFGLGNSINLLAIIVIGGLASLSGSFIGSVIMVAMPFLFSRTQIPMSIIFGVLLVLVVLFFPRGLAYALQIFNIKYLWRPYTALKRHFAKRKKAEGEFINVLGKKIHYVEVNKNAKKTIMFIHGNFASWRWFKPVLDRLSDDYRGIALDMPNFGRSDWIDEITIESYARYVSGFMKKLKIDKAIVVGHSLGGAVVQKLTIDNQEMIEKVLLIDPAPPSGYKAAPEAYAALELYKSNADLLKKALIGTMPTRSIDSFIDELVADALLMKPQCFVENAKALEKYDYREELKNLEIPFKILVGKQDLIISEAMAREFEQVMKNAKVEVIPDCGHSVNVEKPDLFLEKLYEFIK from the coding sequence ATGCAAGGTATTCTATATAAAAACAGGCAATGGGTAATGACAGCACTCCTTTTTTTTGTACTTCCACTCATTTTCACCGGTCAGCCCTTCATGATGACGATATTCTCGCTAGTCCTCGTCTACACACTCGCCTCCCTGGGGCTCAACATAGTAATTGGCTATGCGGGGCAGATATCCATAGGCCATGCTGCTTTTATGGCCATTGGCGCCTATTTTTCTGCACTGCTCACCATGAACTTCCACGTTCCCTTTCTGATCGCCTTTCTGGGTGCTGGTGTTGTATCAGGAATCTTCGGCTTTTTGCTTGGCATACCCGCTCTCAGATTGAAGGGCTTCTATCTTGCCATCGCCACGATGGCCTTCTGCGTCGTGGTGGAACAATTACTAAAGTCATGGGATTACGCCGGTGGTAACATAGGTATCAGGAATATTGTCCCACCAAAACTTCCGGGTATATCGCTTGCATCCGATACGGCGAAATACTATCTTATAGCTGTGGTAACATTCCTGATCTATATCTTCACAGCGAATATTTTAAAAGGAAAGACCGGTAGAGCCTTCAAAGCCATTAGAGAGAGCGAATTTGCTGCTCAGTCCATGGGTATCAACATTTCCAGATACAAACTCATAGCATTTGTTATCAGTGCAGTGTACGCTGGATTCGCCGGGAGCCTTTATGCCCATACAATAGGATATATATCGCCCACCGATTTTGGCCTTGGTAACTCCATAAACCTTCTTGCTATCATCGTTATTGGAGGGTTGGCATCGCTTTCAGGCAGTTTCATAGGCTCCGTCATCATGGTCGCTATGCCCTTTCTATTCAGCAGGACGCAAATTCCCATGTCTATCATCTTCGGCGTGCTTCTCGTGCTGGTTGTGCTCTTCTTCCCGCGAGGACTGGCCTATGCACTGCAGATATTCAACATAAAATATCTCTGGAGGCCATATACAGCTTTGAAAAGGCACTTCGCAAAGAGGAAAAAAGCTGAAGGCGAATTCATAAATGTGCTGGGAAAGAAAATCCATTACGTCGAAGTCAACAAGAATGCAAAAAAGACCATAATGTTCATACACGGCAATTTTGCTTCCTGGCGCTGGTTCAAACCGGTTCTCGACAGGCTTTCTGATGATTACCGCGGTATTGCCCTTGATATGCCGAATTTTGGTCGCTCCGATTGGATAGATGAAATCACGATAGAGAGTTATGCTCGTTATGTCTCCGGGTTTATGAAAAAACTAAAGATCGACAAAGCCATCGTGGTGGGTCATTCCCTTGGGGGTGCTGTTGTGCAGAAGCTAACAATCGATAACCAGGAAATGATTGAAAAAGTTCTGCTCATTGACCCAGCACCACCTTCAGGCTACAAGGCTGCCCCCGAAGCCTATGCAGCTCTTGAACTATACAAAAGCAATGCAGATTTGTTGAAAAAAGCCCTTATCGGTACAATGCCTACCCGTTCCATCGACTCTTTCATCGATGAACTCGTCGCCGATGCCCTCCTGATGAAACCTCAATGCTTCGTCGAAAATGCAAAAGCCCTTGAAAAATATGATTACAGGGAAGAGTTGAAAAATCTGGAAATCCCCTTTAAAATCCTGGTGGGGAAACAAGACCTCATAATTTCCGAAGCCATGGCGAGGGAATTTGAACAGGTTATGA